ACTTTTCCGACAAGCCGGTGGCAACGCGGGCGGCGCAACGTCTCTATTCGGTTGATGCCCACGATCTGAATCTCGACGGCAAAGCCGACCTGATCATGCTCGGCTGGGATGAAGACGGGCGCGACCAGGTGACGCTCCTGTGGTCAAAGTGATCTTTTGATTGACAGATTTCGTCCGAGATCATACTTTCTCCTGCGACCACGGTAATGCAATCGTAACTCGCTCAAGGAGTGTGGTGTGGTGGAAAATCAACTTCCGGATTGCCTCAGATGCAAGACCGGCAAGCTCTTGCCTCTGTCCGACTATGGCCGCGATGGCGCCGCGATCCGTTACAAGGCGTGGGCTTGCTCGAATCCGGAATGCGGCTTCAATATCCGCATCGATAACGGCGAGATCTCGTTCGGCAAGACGATCGTGCCGTCGAATAAGTAGTGCGGCTGCCCGCGCGTGAGGATCCATGCGCTTCAATCCGCTTCATAATCTGCCGCTCAAAATCGGGGCTGTGTTGTTGGCGATACTCCTGTGGGTGCACGTCGCCACCAATAAGGCCTATGAATACCAGATCGAGATGCCGATTCAGATCGTCAACGTCCCGGTTGGCCTGATCCAGACGAACGCTCTCCCCCAAACGGCCGTAGTACGTGTCAAGACCTCCGGGAAGCAACTCTTTGCGCTGGATGCCCGTCACCCCAAGTTGCGAATCAGCGCGGCTGAGTACCGCGAAGGTACTTTCGAGCGCGAGCTGATCGACGGTGATGCGGTGGCAGCTTTCGACCAGGTTTACGAAAATGTCGCGGTGATTTCCCCGCGCAAACTGGTCCTGCACTTTGAGCGGCAGGCCGAACGGAACCTCCTGGTCAGAAGCAAGGTCCACCTGCAGCCGGCTGCGGGGTACCTGATTGTCGGTCGGCCGAAGCTGGAGCCGGAGATGATCAGTGTGAGCGGCCCGGCGTCGGTGTTGCGGTCGCTGCAAAGCTTGGAGACCGAGACCGGCGAACTGGGCGGCCTGACGGCGACCACCACCCAGCTCGTGCGGCTGGTCATTCCGGATTCACTTCGTCTATCGCTGGCCGATTCCGCTGTCCAGATCACGGTCGCCGTTGAACCGAT
This portion of the Candidatus Zixiibacteriota bacterium genome encodes:
- a CDS encoding YbbR-like domain-containing protein, coding for MRFNPLHNLPLKIGAVLLAILLWVHVATNKAYEYQIEMPIQIVNVPVGLIQTNALPQTAVVRVKTSGKQLFALDARHPKLRISAAEYREGTFERELIDGDAVAAFDQVYENVAVISPRKLVLHFERQAERNLLVRSKVHLQPAAGYLIVGRPKLEPEMISVSGPASVLRSLQSLETETGELGGLTATTTQLVRLVIPDSLRLSLADSAVQITVAVEPMLERPLLGLAVRPPRGFDAGNYGFAPATISIRVGAPQSTADQVSARNVTVSFAPPDYDADSMRVPLEFKLPPDMVHLGGTVDSVLVYRKR